In Gemmatimonadota bacterium, the following are encoded in one genomic region:
- the murC gene encoding UDP-N-acetylmuramate--L-alanine ligase, whose product MSLLDATDPRPVHFVGIAGAGMSALAELFVRRGVAVTGCDSNASGAADLRRLGVVLSEGHDPAHVAGARALVITSAMRRDHPELEAARTAGVPIVRRAEALGEAVSGGTLVAVAGTHGKTTTTVMTTEALAAAGLRPTGVAGGRVGQWGGNLRFDGDHLFVVEADEYDRSFLALSPTVAVVTNVEADHLDIYRDLADIRQAFEAFVAPAQTIVLCDDDAGAATLDVSTGAQVLRYGTESRNARVVGVPRVTADGATIVSVSFDGEPLGELALRVPGMHNVRNALAAVASGLALGATLDGMRPGLESFGGVERRFQRLGEVGGVCVVDDYAHHPTEVAATIAAARGAYPGRRLVVAFQPHLYSRTRDFAEGFAQALANSDAVFLTALYPSREQPIVGVSSALIADPLTRAGRAPQWTGARGDAATALASFARAGDVVLTMGAGDITQTGPELLALLRTRGPA is encoded by the coding sequence ATGTCCCTCCTCGACGCGACCGATCCCCGGCCGGTGCACTTCGTCGGCATCGCTGGCGCCGGCATGTCCGCGCTGGCGGAGCTGTTCGTTAGGCGCGGTGTGGCGGTCACCGGCTGCGACAGCAATGCCAGCGGGGCGGCCGACCTGCGACGCCTGGGCGTGGTGCTCTCCGAGGGGCACGATCCGGCGCACGTGGCAGGCGCGCGCGCCCTCGTCATCACCTCGGCGATGCGTCGCGACCATCCCGAGCTGGAGGCGGCGCGCACCGCCGGTGTGCCGATCGTTCGCCGCGCCGAGGCGTTAGGCGAGGCGGTGAGCGGCGGCACGCTCGTGGCGGTCGCCGGGACGCACGGCAAGACGACGACCACCGTGATGACCACCGAGGCGCTCGCCGCTGCCGGACTGCGCCCCACTGGCGTGGCGGGTGGGCGCGTGGGGCAGTGGGGGGGCAACCTGCGCTTCGACGGCGATCACCTCTTCGTGGTCGAGGCCGACGAGTACGATCGATCCTTCCTCGCGCTCTCGCCCACGGTCGCCGTGGTCACCAATGTCGAGGCCGACCACCTCGACATTTACCGCGACCTCGCCGACATCCGGCAGGCATTCGAGGCCTTCGTCGCGCCGGCGCAGACCATCGTGCTCTGCGACGACGATGCGGGGGCGGCGACCCTCGACGTCTCCACGGGGGCACAGGTGCTTCGATACGGAACCGAGAGCCGCAACGCGCGCGTCGTCGGGGTGCCGCGCGTCACGGCCGACGGCGCCACGATCGTCTCGGTCTCGTTCGATGGGGAGCCGCTGGGCGAGCTCGCCCTTCGTGTCCCCGGGATGCACAACGTGCGTAACGCGCTGGCCGCCGTCGCGAGCGGCCTGGCGTTAGGCGCGACGCTCGATGGCATGCGCCCCGGCCTCGAGTCGTTCGGGGGGGTGGAACGTCGCTTCCAGCGGCTGGGTGAGGTCGGGGGCGTGTGCGTGGTCGACGACTACGCCCATCACCCCACCGAAGTCGCGGCCACCATCGCGGCGGCGCGCGGCGCGTACCCCGGGCGGCGCCTCGTGGTCGCGTTTCAGCCGCACCTCTACTCGCGCACGCGCGACTTCGCGGAAGGCTTCGCCCAGGCGCTCGCCAACAGCGATGCTGTGTTCCTCACCGCACTCTATCCCTCCCGTGAACAACCGATCGTCGGCGTCTCCTCGGCGCTCATCGCCGATCCCTTGACCCGCGCCGGGCGCGCGCCGCAATGGACGGGGGCGCGTGGCGACGCAGCGACGGCGCTGGCTTCCTTTGCGCGCGCCGGCGACGTGGTGCTCACGATGGGGGCCGGCGACATCACCCAGACCGGCCCCGAATTGCTCGCCCTGCTCCGCACGCGGGGGCCCGCATGA
- a CDS encoding FtsQ-type POTRA domain-containing protein: MSKAAAPVANEAPPVVGAPPRRRRWGWYVVAALVIALVLFATPWWGHDLAFFRVQQVEVRGTRFARPSDIAARLQLDTTLSIWDQFDTLRARAERHPQVRSARIERRLPSTLILTVDENLPIALVPAAGGFKAYDDSGRVLPLDPARWGVDLPIVPRADTAVFRLLGDMKAEMPEYYARVSEVRRVGKDEVVLQLVDVGVRAMLDMRAERLLQLSSVEADLAKRRLHAVELDLRYKDLVIARLP; the protein is encoded by the coding sequence ATGAGCAAGGCCGCGGCTCCAGTAGCGAACGAAGCGCCCCCCGTCGTCGGCGCGCCTCCACGGCGTCGACGGTGGGGGTGGTATGTCGTCGCGGCGCTCGTGATCGCGCTGGTCCTGTTCGCCACCCCGTGGTGGGGACATGATCTCGCCTTCTTTAGGGTGCAGCAGGTCGAGGTGCGGGGGACCCGCTTCGCGCGCCCCTCCGACATCGCCGCCCGACTGCAGCTCGACACGACACTCTCCATCTGGGACCAGTTCGACACGCTCAGGGCTCGCGCCGAGCGGCACCCGCAGGTGCGGAGCGCGCGCATCGAGCGGCGCCTCCCGAGCACCTTGATCCTCACGGTCGACGAGAACCTTCCGATCGCGCTCGTCCCGGCCGCCGGCGGCTTCAAGGCCTACGACGATAGCGGGCGCGTCCTTCCGCTCGACCCCGCCCGATGGGGGGTCGACCTTCCAATCGTTCCGCGCGCCGACACCGCCGTCTTCCGCCTGCTCGGCGACATGAAGGCCGAGATGCCGGAGTACTACGCGCGGGTGAGCGAGGTGCGCCGCGTCGGAAAGGACGAAGTCGTCCTGCAACTCGTGGATGTGGGCGTGCGAGCGATGCTGGATATGCGCGCCGAGCGCCTCCTGCAACTATCTTCTGTCGAGGCCGACCTCGCGAAGCGTCGACTGCACGCCGTCGAACTCGACCTGCGGTACAAAGACCTCGTCATCGCCCGCCTTCCATGA
- the ftsZ gene encoding cell division protein FtsZ, which yields MFEFEENASQNARMKVVGIGGGGGNAVNRMIEEHLESVEFISINTDSQALLASKSDVKIQIGKKLTRGLGAGARPEIGRQAIEENRDEVGRVLQSADLVFVTCGMGGGTGTGAAPVVAELAKEAGALTVGIVTKPFLFEGRKRMRQADMGIAEMRKHVDTMIIVPNERLLAVVGKGIPFQDALKKADEVLLHATQGISTLISKTGLVNVDFADVRTIMENGGSALMGTGIGRGENRAMEAAQQAISSPLLDNISINGSSGVLLNITGGGDLTLGEVTQISEIVHDAAGDDAEIIFGAVSEPAMQGEIRVTVIATGFDKAMGQAPVTSVNIPMTLSKPTPVASLTPDRGVMNGGGVTPASMTPASAVAPNVIPINQRQGAGLRTVQGGAPLRPAAQNDPNRRYPRSTPQEDMDPMDIPTFIRRQMD from the coding sequence ATGTTTGAATTCGAGGAGAACGCCTCCCAGAACGCCCGCATGAAGGTGGTGGGGATCGGCGGTGGCGGTGGGAACGCCGTCAATCGCATGATCGAGGAGCATCTCGAGAGCGTGGAGTTCATTTCGATCAACACCGACTCGCAGGCGCTGCTGGCGTCGAAGTCGGATGTGAAGATCCAGATCGGAAAGAAGCTCACGCGCGGCCTCGGTGCCGGCGCGCGCCCCGAGATCGGGCGACAGGCGATCGAGGAGAACCGAGACGAAGTGGGGCGCGTGCTCCAGAGTGCGGACCTCGTCTTCGTCACGTGCGGCATGGGGGGCGGCACCGGCACGGGTGCGGCGCCGGTGGTCGCCGAACTGGCGAAGGAAGCGGGGGCGCTGACGGTGGGCATCGTGACCAAGCCGTTCCTGTTCGAAGGGCGGAAGCGGATGCGACAGGCCGACATGGGCATCGCCGAGATGCGCAAGCATGTCGACACGATGATCATCGTGCCTAACGAACGGCTGCTCGCCGTGGTGGGCAAGGGAATTCCCTTCCAGGATGCCCTCAAGAAGGCGGACGAGGTGCTCCTGCATGCCACGCAGGGCATCTCCACCCTCATCTCCAAGACGGGCTTGGTGAACGTCGACTTCGCCGACGTGCGCACCATCATGGAGAATGGCGGCTCGGCGCTCATGGGGACCGGGATCGGGCGCGGCGAGAATCGGGCGATGGAAGCGGCGCAGCAGGCCATCTCCTCGCCGCTGCTCGACAACATCTCGATCAACGGCTCGAGCGGCGTCCTGCTCAACATCACCGGCGGCGGCGACCTGACCCTCGGCGAGGTGACGCAGATCTCCGAGATCGTGCACGATGCGGCTGGCGATGACGCCGAGATCATCTTCGGCGCCGTGTCCGAGCCGGCGATGCAGGGCGAGATTCGGGTGACCGTCATCGCGACCGGCTTCGACAAGGCGATGGGACAGGCGCCCGTGACGTCGGTCAACATCCCGATGACGCTCTCCAAGCCGACCCCGGTGGCCTCGCTGACGCCTGACCGTGGTGTGATGAACGGCGGCGGCGTGACGCCCGCGTCGATGACGCCGGCCTCCGCGGTGGCGCCGAACGTCATCCCGATCAACCAACGCCAGGGAGCGGGACTGCGTACCGTGCAGGGCGGGGCGCCGCTTCGCCCCGCGGCCCAGAACGATCCCAACCGTCGCTACCCGCGCTCGACGCCGCAGGAGGACATGGATCCGATGGACATCCCGACCTTCATCCGGAGACAGATGGATTGA
- the ftsY gene encoding signal recognition particle-docking protein FtsY, translated as MARLFKRSDDLPKRSLWQRIKDIALTDVSALVRKGSREGSLEQIEELLLEADFGVATTLRLVEDVDRLAQRGKVKSHDEFLEALRNGVEAALRTGNSDPALRLAPTGPTVILVIGVNGAGKTTFIGKLASRFRQEGKRVIVAAGDTFRAGAIDQLRVWAERTGAEFVGGKPGGDPAAVAFDAIDAGVMRGADVVIIDTAGRLHTSDNLMEELKKVARVIKRRMPEAPHETLLVLDGTIGQNAVVQARTFSEAVPVSGLVVTKLDGTARGGIVVAVHEALDVPVKFIGVGEQLADLEPFEAAAFAKELLEE; from the coding sequence ATGGCCAGGCTCTTCAAGCGCTCCGACGACCTTCCCAAGCGGTCGCTGTGGCAGCGCATCAAGGATATCGCGCTCACGGACGTCTCTGCGCTCGTGCGCAAGGGGTCACGTGAGGGGTCGCTCGAGCAGATCGAGGAACTCCTGCTCGAGGCGGATTTTGGCGTCGCCACCACGCTGCGGCTGGTGGAGGACGTCGACCGCCTTGCACAGCGAGGCAAGGTGAAGTCGCACGACGAGTTTCTGGAGGCGCTGCGCAACGGCGTCGAGGCGGCGCTGCGGACCGGGAACTCCGACCCGGCGCTTCGACTGGCGCCGACAGGGCCGACCGTGATTCTCGTGATCGGGGTGAACGGGGCGGGGAAGACTACCTTCATCGGCAAGTTGGCGTCGCGCTTTCGGCAGGAGGGGAAGCGGGTGATCGTCGCCGCGGGCGACACCTTCCGGGCGGGGGCGATCGACCAGTTGCGCGTCTGGGCGGAGCGCACCGGGGCGGAGTTCGTGGGGGGGAAGCCCGGGGGCGACCCGGCTGCGGTGGCGTTCGACGCGATCGATGCCGGGGTGATGCGCGGGGCCGACGTGGTCATCATCGACACGGCCGGTCGCCTGCACACGAGCGACAACCTCATGGAAGAGCTGAAGAAGGTCGCGCGCGTGATCAAGCGTCGCATGCCGGAGGCGCCGCACGAGACGTTACTGGTGCTCGACGGGACGATCGGGCAGAACGCGGTGGTGCAGGCGCGCACCTTTTCCGAGGCGGTGCCGGTGAGCGGGCTGGTGGTGACCAAGCTCGATGGGACCGCGCGAGGCGGGATCGTCGTGGCGGTGCACGAGGCGCTGGACGTCCCGGTGAAGTTCATCGGGGTGGGAGAGCAGCTGGCGGACCTCGAGCCGTTCGAGGCCGCGGCGTTCGCGAAGGAGTTGCTCGAGGAGTAA
- a CDS encoding M23 family metallopeptidase, with translation MIGWRARLAAYTAVALLAWGAIAVVRPIPEKRAGDVINGSRTPTWRERVDSLARGETLGGLLSRGGLTPEEATEALGAATTIDPRRLPAGMRVTLGGHEGSTPTKIVFQLAIDRLLHLTRTDSGWVGREERLPWTTDTIVVRGEIARTLYDAFDAGASALPSGARSELAWNVADIYEYRLDMSRDLQPGDEFKVLFEREQGPRGAVRIGRILAASYTSGQSSLAAIRFESADGKGRYFDGTGKSLQAMFLRAPLEFRRISSVFGMRRHPILGVWRAHRGTDYSASSGTPVRSVGDGVVVRAGRMSGYGNVVDVRHGNGFVSRYGHLRAFAKGVRGGTRVGIGETIGYVGMTGLATAPHLHFEVLVGGVQTNPRTALASTGGAPLAAADVPQFERAREAFLALLQRATTQVADSN, from the coding sequence TTGATCGGCTGGCGCGCGCGGTTGGCGGCGTATACGGCGGTGGCGCTCCTGGCATGGGGCGCCATCGCCGTCGTGCGTCCGATCCCCGAAAAGCGCGCCGGTGACGTGATCAACGGCAGCCGGACCCCGACCTGGCGCGAGCGCGTCGACTCGCTCGCCCGCGGCGAGACGCTCGGCGGGCTCCTGTCGCGCGGTGGGCTGACGCCAGAGGAAGCGACCGAGGCGTTGGGGGCGGCCACGACCATCGATCCCCGCCGGCTCCCGGCCGGCATGCGCGTGACGCTGGGGGGGCACGAAGGGAGCACGCCGACCAAGATCGTCTTCCAGCTGGCCATCGACCGGCTGTTGCACCTGACGAGAACGGACTCGGGGTGGGTCGGCCGCGAGGAACGATTGCCCTGGACGACGGATACCATCGTCGTGCGCGGGGAGATCGCCCGCACCCTGTATGACGCCTTCGACGCCGGGGCGTCGGCACTCCCCTCGGGTGCGCGATCGGAACTCGCCTGGAACGTCGCCGACATCTACGAGTATCGCCTCGACATGAGTCGCGACCTGCAGCCTGGCGACGAGTTCAAGGTCCTCTTCGAACGTGAGCAGGGGCCGCGCGGGGCGGTGCGCATCGGACGCATCCTCGCGGCGTCGTACACGTCGGGACAATCATCGCTGGCCGCGATTCGCTTTGAATCGGCGGACGGGAAGGGGCGCTACTTCGACGGCACCGGCAAGTCGCTGCAGGCCATGTTCCTGCGCGCTCCGCTCGAGTTCCGGCGCATCTCGTCGGTCTTCGGCATGCGTCGGCACCCCATCCTCGGCGTCTGGCGCGCACATCGCGGGACCGACTACTCCGCGAGTTCGGGTACGCCCGTGCGCAGCGTGGGGGACGGCGTCGTCGTGCGGGCCGGACGCATGAGCGGCTACGGCAACGTGGTGGACGTTAGGCACGGCAATGGCTTCGTGTCGCGGTACGGGCACTTGCGGGCCTTCGCCAAGGGGGTGCGCGGCGGCACGCGGGTCGGCATCGGAGAGACGATCGGCTACGTCGGAATGACTGGGCTGGCCACCGCGCCGCACCTGCATTTCGAAGTGCTCGTCGGGGGGGTGCAGACCAACCCGCGCACGGCGTTGGCCAGTACCGGTGGGGCGCCGCTCGCCGCGGCCGACGTCCCCCAGTTCGAGCGCGCGCGCGAGGCGTTTCTCGCCCTGCTGCAGCGCGCGACCACGCAGGTCGCCGATTCCAACTGA
- a CDS encoding UDP-N-acetylglucosamine--N-acetylmuramyl-(pentapeptide) pyrophosphoryl-undecaprenol N-acetylglucosamine transferase: MRVLFTGGGTGGHLYPALAIARALVRVRPDVQPHFVGATRGIERVILPDTEFPHTLLDLHPLYRSAPWNNWRTVMGMVSGWRRLAELSREVAPRLVVATGGYAASGALAFAALRRIPFVVQEQNSFPGQTVKLFARWAREIYLGFPEAARDLPEAARSRAVDTGNPIEPPPAVRPDREVQRRVWGFGHDVRFVVLAFGGSQGSAALNALVEGWVARGLPRGVGVIWGTGRDHFQRHASRASAQVIVRPYLAPIADAYACADLAIARAGAMTTAELCAWGIPMYLVPLPTAAADHQTANARALADAGAARWVSQREATAEQLAMIVSEVMGDASLRERWGAAASARGRPDAAARIAARLDALLGPHASTPAEPATGARATAST, from the coding sequence GTGCGCGTCCTCTTCACGGGCGGTGGGACCGGCGGGCACCTGTACCCGGCGCTGGCCATCGCGCGGGCGTTGGTGCGGGTGCGTCCCGATGTGCAGCCGCACTTTGTCGGGGCCACGCGCGGGATCGAGCGCGTCATCCTGCCCGACACCGAGTTTCCGCACACCTTGCTCGACCTGCACCCGCTCTACCGGTCGGCGCCGTGGAACAACTGGCGCACCGTCATGGGGATGGTGAGCGGCTGGCGGCGGCTCGCCGAGCTGTCACGTGAGGTGGCACCGCGACTCGTCGTGGCGACCGGTGGGTATGCGGCGTCCGGGGCGCTGGCCTTCGCCGCGCTTCGCCGCATTCCGTTCGTGGTGCAGGAGCAGAACTCCTTTCCGGGACAGACGGTCAAGCTGTTCGCGCGGTGGGCGCGGGAGATCTACCTCGGTTTTCCCGAGGCGGCGCGCGACCTCCCCGAGGCGGCGCGATCCCGCGCGGTCGACACCGGCAACCCGATCGAGCCCCCGCCTGCCGTCCGCCCGGATCGTGAGGTGCAACGGAGAGTGTGGGGATTCGGCCACGACGTGCGCTTCGTGGTGCTGGCCTTCGGCGGCAGTCAGGGGTCGGCGGCGCTGAACGCCCTCGTCGAGGGATGGGTGGCGCGCGGGCTCCCGCGCGGGGTCGGTGTCATCTGGGGGACGGGGCGCGACCATTTCCAGCGCCACGCGTCGCGGGCGAGCGCGCAGGTCATCGTGCGCCCGTACCTCGCCCCCATCGCCGACGCGTACGCCTGTGCCGATCTCGCGATCGCGCGCGCCGGCGCGATGACGACCGCCGAGTTGTGCGCGTGGGGGATCCCGATGTACCTCGTCCCTCTGCCGACGGCGGCAGCCGACCACCAAACCGCGAATGCGCGGGCGCTTGCCGACGCCGGTGCCGCGCGCTGGGTGTCGCAACGGGAGGCCACCGCGGAACAACTCGCGATGATCGTGTCCGAGGTGATGGGCGATGCGTCGCTTCGCGAGCGATGGGGCGCGGCAGCGAGCGCGCGTGGTCGCCCCGACGCGGCGGCGCGCATCGCGGCACGGCTCGACGCGTTGCTCGGCCCCCACGCGAGCACCCCGGCTGAGCCGGCGACGGGCGCGCGCGCCACGGCGTCGACTTGA
- the ftsA gene encoding cell division protein FtsA, whose product MNVERLVAGLDIGSAKTTAIIAEVVGDLPRHPGIKILGVGQSRTTGLRRGVVADIEETTQSIRKAVNDAEQMAGVKVDACYLGIAGEHVKAMISKGIVAVSGDEISKGDIERANAVARAQAIPPERELLHAIPQEYTVDKNEGIRDPLGMVGTRLETEMYLVTIGSSPALNLRKAVERAGYKPLQLVLEPLASALAVLTEDEKELGVALIEMGAGTTDIAVFHEAKIRHLGTVPFGGNNVTNDIVHGLGVTQADAERLKERYGCAYEPMVDPSEVITLPSTVAQGDRQIPRELLAHIIHQRTDEIYDLVMRDIEAAGFAGKLAAGVVLTGGAAALPGVTELAADVFGTGVRVGVPAENLSGLVDSVEAPRFATAVGLALYAASRLALGSDTPSGRRLQLNAPNVDKLAQKVKTWLQDFF is encoded by the coding sequence ATGAACGTCGAACGACTGGTCGCTGGACTCGACATCGGGTCCGCCAAGACCACGGCCATCATCGCCGAGGTCGTTGGCGACCTCCCACGCCACCCCGGCATCAAGATTCTCGGGGTAGGGCAGTCGCGCACCACGGGACTGCGGCGCGGCGTGGTCGCTGACATCGAAGAAACCACGCAGTCCATCCGCAAGGCGGTCAACGACGCCGAGCAGATGGCAGGCGTCAAGGTCGACGCCTGCTACCTGGGCATCGCCGGTGAGCACGTCAAGGCGATGATCTCCAAGGGGATCGTCGCCGTGAGCGGCGACGAGATCAGCAAGGGCGATATCGAGCGCGCGAACGCCGTCGCCCGCGCGCAGGCGATTCCGCCGGAGCGCGAGCTGCTGCACGCCATCCCGCAGGAGTACACGGTCGACAAGAACGAGGGGATTCGCGACCCGCTCGGAATGGTCGGGACGCGTCTCGAGACGGAGATGTATCTCGTCACCATCGGCAGCTCGCCGGCGCTCAACCTGCGCAAGGCCGTGGAGCGGGCGGGGTACAAGCCGTTGCAGCTCGTCCTCGAGCCGCTGGCCAGCGCGCTCGCCGTGCTCACCGAGGACGAGAAGGAACTCGGCGTCGCGCTCATCGAGATGGGGGCGGGGACGACCGACATCGCGGTCTTCCACGAGGCCAAGATTCGTCACCTGGGCACCGTCCCCTTCGGCGGCAACAACGTCACCAACGACATCGTGCACGGCTTGGGCGTCACCCAGGCCGATGCCGAGCGGTTGAAGGAGCGCTACGGTTGCGCGTACGAGCCGATGGTCGACCCGTCCGAGGTGATCACGCTCCCGAGCACGGTGGCGCAGGGCGACCGGCAGATTCCCCGCGAACTCCTGGCGCACATCATCCACCAGCGGACGGATGAGATCTACGATCTGGTGATGCGCGACATCGAGGCGGCGGGGTTCGCTGGGAAGCTGGCGGCGGGCGTCGTGCTCACCGGCGGCGCGGCGGCGCTCCCCGGCGTCACGGAGCTGGCCGCCGACGTCTTTGGGACGGGCGTTCGCGTGGGCGTGCCGGCCGAAAACCTGAGCGGGCTGGTGGACTCGGTCGAGGCGCCGCGATTTGCGACGGCGGTGGGGCTCGCGTTGTACGCGGCGAGCCGTCTGGCGTTAGGGAGCGATACGCCGAGCGGTCGCCGGCTGCAGCTCAATGCACCTAATGTGGATAAGCTGGCGCAGAAGGTGAAGACGTGGTTACAGGACTTCTTCTAG